One segment of Neobacillus endophyticus DNA contains the following:
- the guaA gene encoding glutamine-hydrolyzing GMP synthase, which translates to MIVVLDFGSQYNQLITRRIREFGVYSELHPHTITAEEIRRMNPKGIIFSGGPNSVYDENSFRCDEAIFDMGLPILGICYGMQLMTVHFGGKVEKANQREYGKATMNVEKPSAIFADLPDEQVVWMSHGDLVMEAPEGFSVNGTSPSCPIASMSDEDRKLYAVQFHPEVRHSVYGNELLKNFVFNVCGASGNWSMGNFIEMEIAKIRETVGSKKVLCALSGGVDSSVVAVLIHKAIGDQLTCIFVDHGLLRKNEADSVMKTFTEGFNMNVIKVDAKDRFLTKLEGVSDPEKKRKIIGNEFIYVFDDEATKLEGIEFLAQGTLYTDIIESGTATAQTIKSHHNVGGLPEDMEFKLIEPLNTLFKDEVRALGTELGIPDDIVWRQPFPGPGLGIRVLGAISEDKLEIVRESDWILREEIKKAGLDREIWQYFTVLPDIRSVGVMGDARTYDYTIGIRAVTSIDGMTSDWARIPWDVLEVISTRIVNEVPHVNRVVYDITSKPPATIEWE; encoded by the coding sequence ATGATTGTGGTATTAGATTTTGGCAGTCAATATAATCAGCTGATTACAAGAAGAATTCGTGAGTTTGGGGTCTATAGCGAGCTTCATCCGCATACGATTACAGCAGAAGAAATTCGCCGAATGAATCCGAAGGGGATCATTTTTTCCGGCGGTCCGAATAGTGTGTATGATGAAAATTCCTTCCGTTGTGATGAGGCCATTTTTGATATGGGGCTGCCAATTTTGGGAATTTGCTACGGTATGCAATTAATGACTGTTCATTTTGGCGGAAAAGTTGAAAAAGCTAATCAGCGTGAATATGGAAAGGCAACGATGAATGTGGAGAAGCCATCAGCTATTTTCGCAGATCTGCCTGATGAACAGGTTGTCTGGATGAGCCATGGTGACCTTGTAATGGAAGCGCCGGAAGGTTTTTCTGTAAATGGAACAAGCCCTTCTTGTCCGATTGCTTCTATGAGTGACGAAGACCGAAAGCTATATGCTGTTCAATTTCATCCAGAAGTGCGGCATTCGGTTTACGGCAATGAGTTACTGAAGAATTTTGTCTTTAATGTTTGCGGTGCGAGCGGTAATTGGTCGATGGGAAACTTTATTGAAATGGAAATTGCGAAGATCCGTGAGACTGTCGGCAGCAAAAAAGTGCTTTGTGCTTTGAGTGGCGGAGTAGATTCTTCAGTTGTGGCTGTTTTAATTCATAAAGCAATTGGCGACCAGTTGACATGTATTTTTGTGGACCATGGCCTGCTTAGAAAAAATGAAGCCGATAGCGTGATGAAGACTTTCACGGAAGGCTTCAACATGAATGTTATCAAGGTGGATGCGAAGGACCGCTTTTTAACAAAGCTTGAGGGTGTTTCTGATCCGGAGAAAAAACGGAAAATTATCGGTAATGAATTTATTTATGTTTTTGACGATGAAGCGACCAAGCTGGAAGGCATTGAGTTTTTAGCTCAAGGAACGCTGTATACGGACATTATTGAAAGTGGTACAGCAACGGCGCAGACGATTAAATCGCATCACAATGTTGGTGGACTGCCGGAAGACATGGAGTTTAAGTTGATTGAACCGTTGAATACATTATTTAAAGATGAAGTTCGGGCACTGGGTACTGAGCTAGGAATTCCTGATGATATTGTGTGGCGCCAGCCGTTCCCAGGTCCTGGTCTGGGTATTCGCGTCCTCGGCGCTATTTCAGAAGATAAACTGGAAATCGTCCGTGAATCAGATTGGATTCTCCGAGAAGAAATCAAGAAGGCTGGTCTTGATCGTGAGATTTGGCAATACTTCACCGTGCTTCCAGATATCCGCAGTGTTGGGGTTATGGGGGATGCTAGAACTTATGATTATACCATCGGCATCCGTGCCGTTACTTCGATTGATGGGATGACTTCAGATTGGGCAAGGATTCCATGGGATGTGCTGGAAGTGATTTCTACCCGTATTGTCAATGAAGTACCGCATGTGAACCGTGTGGTCTATGATATTACAAGTAAGCCGCCAGCAACGATCGAATGGGAATAA
- a CDS encoding NCS2 family permease, producing the protein MKNYFRFAELGTSYRQEFIGGLTTFLAMAYILVVNPLTLSLASVKGLPDAMRMDYGSVFVATAIASAVGSIVMGLLGKYPLALAPGMGLNAFFAYTVVLGSKIPWQHALGAVLISGVFFFLLTLTGLREKIINAIPVELKHAVGAGIGLFITFIGFQDAGIVVKNDATLVGLGDLTHGSALLAIIGIIVTVILMARGIKGAVFFGMIITAIIGMIIGQIKVPTHIVSSVPSIKPTFGAVFSSFGDHSFWSTSMVGIILTFLFVDFFDNAGTLVAVANQAGLMKDDKLPNAGRALLSDSVATIVGAVLGTSTTTSYIESSAGVASGAKTGFASLVTAALFILSLFFFPLLSVITSPVTAPALIIVGVLMVSSLGKIDWHKFEIAVPAFLTMIVMPLSYSISTGIAVGFIFYPITMIVRGRIKEINPIMYFFFVIFLVYLILR; encoded by the coding sequence ATGAAAAATTATTTCCGTTTTGCGGAGCTTGGAACAAGTTATCGCCAGGAATTCATTGGCGGTCTTACAACTTTCTTGGCTATGGCCTACATTTTGGTTGTCAATCCGTTAACTTTGTCTCTTGCGAGTGTTAAAGGACTTCCAGATGCAATGAGAATGGATTATGGTTCGGTCTTTGTTGCAACGGCTATTGCTTCTGCAGTCGGATCCATTGTCATGGGGCTGCTAGGTAAATACCCGCTTGCTTTAGCGCCAGGGATGGGGCTAAATGCATTCTTCGCCTATACAGTTGTTTTAGGAAGTAAAATTCCTTGGCAGCATGCACTTGGTGCTGTATTAATATCAGGTGTTTTCTTCTTTCTTTTAACACTTACTGGACTTCGTGAAAAAATCATTAATGCCATTCCTGTTGAACTAAAGCACGCAGTTGGAGCAGGTATCGGGTTATTTATTACTTTTATTGGTTTTCAGGATGCAGGAATCGTTGTTAAAAATGATGCTACACTCGTAGGTTTAGGTGATCTAACTCACGGTTCTGCTTTACTAGCTATTATTGGTATTATCGTTACAGTGATCTTAATGGCAAGAGGAATTAAAGGTGCTGTATTTTTTGGAATGATTATCACGGCCATTATCGGAATGATTATCGGTCAAATAAAAGTTCCAACTCATATTGTTTCTTCTGTTCCGAGTATTAAACCGACATTCGGTGCTGTATTTTCATCATTTGGTGACCACTCATTCTGGTCAACTAGCATGGTAGGTATTATTTTAACGTTTTTATTTGTTGATTTCTTTGATAATGCTGGAACACTTGTTGCAGTTGCGAACCAGGCTGGTTTAATGAAAGATGATAAACTTCCTAATGCGGGGAGAGCGTTACTTTCAGACTCTGTAGCAACAATTGTCGGGGCGGTTCTTGGAACGTCAACTACTACTTCTTATATCGAATCGTCTGCAGGGGTTGCTTCTGGAGCAAAGACTGGATTTGCATCGCTTGTAACAGCTGCATTATTTATCTTATCACTCTTCTTCTTCCCGTTATTATCGGTTATTACATCACCTGTAACGGCACCAGCACTGATTATTGTCGGTGTATTGATGGTTTCATCTTTAGGGAAGATTGATTGGCATAAATTCGAAATTGCTGTACCTGCTTTCTTAACCATGATCGTGATGCCATTATCTTACAGTATCTCTACAGGTATTGCAGTTGGATTTATTTTCTATCCAATCACTATGATTGTGAGAGGCCGTATTAAAGAAATCAATCCAATTATGTACTTCTTCTTCGTGATTTTCTTGGTTTATTTAATCTTAAGATAA